AAGAAAGGGAAATATGGCTAGAATACTTTTGGTTGATGATGAACCGATGGTGCTCAACGCTTTAAAGCGTATCCTGCATTCCCGGGGATACGAGCTGTTTGCCGCTACGACCTCGGAAGAAGCGCTGGATTTTTTGCAGAAAAGCGCGATAGATGTGATCATTTGTGACCAAAATATGCCGGGAATGCTGGGTATTGATCTATTAAAGCGTTCAAGAGAAGAATACCCGGATGCCGTCAGAATTCTGATCACTGGTTCGTCAGACGTTAATGTTGCAATTTCAGCAATTAATGAAGGCAGCATTTATTATTACCTCGCCAAGCCCTGGAAAAACGAAGAAGTTATTTCAGTGGTCGAAAAAGCCCTTGCCGATAAACCTGAACACTTCTATCCGGTGGAACGCAAAATGGAACAGGAGATCAAAAAAATCCCTGTATGGGAAGATGACACCATTATTCTGATTAACCTGTCGGAGGTTATTTATTTAACGGCAGCTGAAGGGGATGTCGTTGTTATCACCGAAAAAGGAAGATATCAAAGTCCTGACTCTTTAAATTCGTGGGAGAAGAAGCTTGGATCCGGCAGCTTTTTTCGGTGCCATCGAAGCTATATTGTCAATATCAATAAAATTGAAAAAATCAGTCCCTGGTTCAACAGTGCGTATAATTTGAAGTTGAAGGACACGAAAGAAACTATTCCTGTCAGCAGAAACTCCACTAAAAAACTGAAAAA
This sequence is a window from Dehalobacter sp.. Protein-coding genes within it:
- a CDS encoding LytTR family transcriptional regulator DNA-binding domain-containing protein, encoding MARILLVDDEPMVLNALKRILHSRGYELFAATTSEEALDFLQKSAIDVIICDQNMPGMLGIDLLKRSREEYPDAVRILITGSSDVNVAISAINEGSIYYYLAKPWKNEEVISVVEKALADKPEHFYPVERKMEQEIKKIPVWEDDTIILINLSEVIYLTAAEGDVVVITEKGRYQSPDSLNSWEKKLGSGSFFRCHRSYIVNINKIEKISPWFNSAYNLKLKDTKETIPVSRNSTKKLKNLFGL